The genomic DNA TTTGATCTTTTGTGGTTTGTGCTTGTTGAGTACAGCCACCCAAAATCAAAATTAGACTAATTAGAGAAATTAAAAATTTTCCTTTCATATAATATTAGTTAATTAATTGTAGACTAATACCTTAGGCTTAATAATCAACAATAGATAGGCTAATTGATTTCACTTTCTTTTTGAACTGTTCGGAATTTCCGAACAGCTGCTTTTGCCCTCCTTTTGAACTGTCAAGCTTCCATTCTAAACCGAAGTGCAACTGAGCGAAACCGCATATTCTGTGTTAGGCGTTGTATTTTTAAGTCGATTACGGATGATTGAAAATTATTTTTTTGATTCTGGTCGGAAGAAAATCCATAGATATGCCAATAAACCTATTGCGGCGCCAATCATAAATCCTAAAGCAGATGTTCCTTCCCATCCGATAAGCCCCAGAAATTCGAATGGATTCTGACAGATCGTAGAGATACCTTCTATAACACATTGATCAGGGATAAAATTGATGGCGAGCAGACCCAGTATAAATCCAAAGATAGCGCCTATTAATGTGAATAATTGGATTTTAAGAATCAAAAAAATAATTTTCTTTGATTTTGATAGTTTGTTGTAAAATTGCTTCATATTATAATGTTAATGGCTAAGACTTAAAAATATTTCGCCTAACGGGTCGCACTTTGCAAAGTTAGGCAGGTGTATAATATGCCGAAGGCGTGCACCTGTCTAATTTGGGTGAGTTTTCTTTGCCTTATTATCTTAATTTATCGTATTCTTCTACTGAAAGTTGTATATCGTTTAAAATTTTCCTCAACAGCCCTTTGCTGAGTTCTTTGTTATGTATTGGAATTACAGTTGTTCTGCCATCTTTGTGTTTAAAGAAAACATGTGATCCTTCAGCATCTCTTTCAGAAAAACCGAGCTCTTTGAGGATTTTGATGAGCTTTTTGGGTTTGATGGGAATAAGTTTAGGCATTCGTAAAGTTTAAGTTTTGAATACCAACAAATTTTGATTGCATAACCTCCTTTTTATTGACATTGCGTAGGCATAATTTTAGAACCTCAGCGAGGTTTTTCATCATTTCTTCTTGTGTTCTTCCTTCTGCATGACAACTTGGAACTGTTGGTATAGAACCGACGAATATGCCGTCTTCATCTTGTTCGATGTATACTGTGAATTGTTTGGTTTTCATGGGAAAATTTTAAACATTTATATTATATATAATTCTTTCAAATAAGGCAAATGAAGCGAGCCGCAAAGTGCGTGTTAGACGACGTAAAGACGTAAAATTGATTTTTAATCAAATGCAGGATATGTATTTAGTCCTACAAGAGCAAAAAAACAAACCATGAAGACTAATACCGAAATGTTTAGTGCAAATAATATTCTACTAATTATCTTTTTTGATCGGTAATCTGAGTAGAAAAATTTTGCATATTTAATGGTATTAGTTGACCAATTAGTATTACAATAGCTAAATTTCTTGAAATTTTTGCAAGGTTTGTTTTTTTCATAATTTTTTTGGTTTTATGTTGCATAACGTTTCTGGCTATGCGATGTTGCGACCGTAGGGAGCAATATGGGAAAATGCCGAGCTGAGGCATTTTCCGTTTAAGCCCTGTTAAACGTCCCGACGACTGAAAGGAGGAGAGCGCAGCGGGGTCGTAGCGACTGAAAGGAGCGAAGAAGTTCATTCAGGTCGGTGATATTTAATGTGCAATACACAGAATTCATTAGTCCATATTTCATTAACTAATTCTCCTTGAAAGAACTGCTTAATTTCCTCAATTTCTTCTTTGCTACGCCATTTTGAAGAGTATCTTGTTTTGCTTACAAAAACACCTTTTTCAAAATCAGTCTTTTCTAAATCAGGTTCACCAACCATTTTTGAAACTGAAGGATATAATTTTGAAACTCCCCAAGAAGATAATGCTTCAGAGCGAAAGAAGGAAATTATGATTTCACCATGGTTTTCTTGAGCGATTTTTTTCATTTCAGACAAAACTTTTTCCCATTCTCCCTCAATTGTTCCAAGAGTGTTTTGTAGCAAAAGAAGAACGGGATTTTTTACATCTTTATCTCTTAAAATCTCTGAAAGTTTAGTCATATCCCCAACAATCATTTCAGCATTTTGAAATTGCTCAGTTCTTCTTTTTAACTCCGGCAACATTTCTGGATTCAGTTCGATAGAAATTACATTTCTCGCAATCTTTGCCAGAGTGAGCAAAACACGACCATGGCCTGCACCTAAATCAATAAAAGTTTTGTCTTGGGGAGTTTCAACTCTTAAAATTTCTTCAGTTTCAGTCTGCATATGTTTTTGTAAAATAGGATCAACAGTTTTTTCAACTAATTCAATATATTCTTTATCTGTGTATTCACGCATAATTCTAATAAATGATTAAATACTTATATAAATTTTACTTCCGAGTCGACCTGAATGAATTACGTTTAACGTTCGTGAATAACTGAAGTTTGGTGGCGGTAAAATTTGGAGCGGAGCGACATACCGCCGCCAAATTTGGGAGAGTGAACGTAGCGTTAGCGTAGTGAGTGAACCAGTTATTCATTGTTAGCTGATGTATTTTGGATTCAACTTACTAATCTGAAGAATTTTTACTTCTATCTTTAATTCTTTTTCTAGTTTGTCTGATTCAAATTCTAGATCGTAATGTGTCTGAAGATTTAACCAAAACTCTGGTGAAGTACTAAAGTATTTTCCGAGTCTTAAAGCAGTATCTGCGCTAATAGCTCTTTTCCCATGTACAATTTGGTTTATTCTTATTGCTGGTACATTAATATCTTTTGCTAAACGGTACTGAGAAATGTCTAACGGAAGTAAAAATTCTTCTTGCAGCACCTCTCCTGGATGTGTTGGTTTAAGCTTAGTCATAGTATTTGGTTAATGATAATCAACAATTTCTACATTGTATGCGTTATTTTCTTTCCACTGAAAGCATATTCGCCATTGATCATTTATTTTAATACTGTGTTGATCCTTGCGATCTCCTGTTAATTTTTCTAAGTGATTGCCAGGAGGGGTGCGTAGATCATTGATGGATATCGCGGCATGAATCATATTTAATTTTCTTAACGCCACTTTTTGAATATCTTTTGGTAATTTAAGAGAAATCGTTCTGTTAAAGATTTTTTCCGTCTCTTTACATTTGTATTCTTTAATCATTGAACGATATTATATTGCTTAATATTATGTCGCGATAATATCGTATCACGTTAATATTTTTTATGCAAGAAAAAACGAACCCAAAATATTTCGCCTAACTCGCTTTTAGGCGAGATGTTTGAATAAATCACCTCCCTTTTGTACATTTTCTGATGTAAATAAACAAGCTATTTTGATTTTATAAAGAATAAAAGTGAGTTGGTGGCGAATTTCCATTTTGCTATTGCGGAAACTGGGGGGATTGTCATAAAGTAGGCTAGGCCTAAGGGAGCATGAGCGAGCGAAGGGTTATATGGCTGATGAATGGTAAGAAAATAAACTAACATTATATATGGAAATTCCGAAAATTGGTGAAAAATTGGGGGAGGAGCAGGTGAATTTTTTGAAGGCTTTTGCGAAATCATGTAGGAAGTCGATTGTGGAGATGGTGGTAAATGCGGATTCCGGGCATCCGGGTGGGTCTTTGTCGACTATTGATTATTTGAGTGTGTTGTATGCTTTTATTTTGAGTCAAAGTGGCGAGCCTGTGATTGTTTCCAACGGTCATATTTCTCCCGCGGTTTATAGCGTGCTTGCCGAAATGGGATATGTGGACAAGGAGGATGTAGTTGCGAACTTTCGTAAAGCGGGTTCACGTTTTGAAGGTCATGTGACTCGGCATGTTGACGGAGTTTTTTATGGGACGGGGCCGCTTGGTACCGGGATTTCGGCGGCGGCTGGGTTTGCGGTGGCTGAGCGAGTTAGAGCTGAACAGAAAGGGGAGACACCGAAAAGAACTTTCGGCGTCTTGGGGGACGGAGAGGCGCAGGAAGGGCAAGTGTATGAAATGATGAATTTCGCGGCGAAGTATAAAATGGATAATTTCATAGTGTTTATGGATTACAATCAAGTGCAATTGACCGATAGTTTGGCGAAGATTATGCCACTTCAAGTTAAGGCGCACTTCCAAGCGGCAGGTTGGAATGTAATAGATGTGGATGGACATGATTATTCGGCTATTTGGCACGCACTCTCGCTAGCGTCCGCGCCTGTAGCGGATGGCGTGGGTCGTCCTGTTTTACTTCTTGGTCATACGATCATGGGTAAAGGAGCGGGTGAAATGGAAAAAGATGGACTTGAATACAAAGCAACGTGGCATGGTAAGTCACCGGGGGTAGAGATGGGGGCGGAGGTGATAGCGGGTTTGACTTTGAGTAGTGAGGAGGAAATGATCTTAAAAGCGGGGATGAATGTGATTCGTGGAAGTCAGAATTTTTGGAAACCGGCTCATCCGAATTTTCCCGTGCATGGCAGTGTGATTGCGGAGTTTGATGCTGGGGAGCCGCATGTATATGCGGCGGATGAAAAAACTGATTGTAGGTCTGCGTATGGCAATGCGCTTAAAGATTTGGGTAGTCGAAATAAAAATATTCTTGTGTTTGATGCGGATCTAGAAGGTTCTGTAAAAACAGATGGATTTCATAAAGCCGTTCCGGAGAGATTTTTTCAGTGTGGAATCGCCGAGCAACACATGGTTTCGGCATCAGGTGGAGCGAGCCTCGACGGATTTATTCCATTTTGTTCTACATTTGGTGCTTTTATGACTAGTCGTGCAAAAGATCAAGCTCGTGTAAATGATATCAATCAAGCGAATGTAAAAATGGTTTCTACTCACTGTGGACTTTCTGTAGGAGAAGATGGGCCGACTCATCAAGCGATAGATGATATGGGTGCTTTTCGTCCATTTTTTAATACTGTAGTGCTTGAACCGGCTGATCCAAATCATTGTGATCGAATTATTCGTCATGTTGCGAGTCACTATGGGAATTATTACGTAAGAATGGGGCGACATAAATTACCAACTCTTACAAAGGCTGATGGGTCGATTTTCTTTGATGCGGATTATGTTTTTGAAGAAGGGAAATTTGATTTGCTTAGAGAAGGGGAGGACATAACGATAGTTGCATCAGGGCCGATGGTGATCAAGGCGCTAGAGGTGATGAATGAGCTCGCAGCTGAAGGTGGGCCAAGTGTTGAAATTATAATTGCGAATTCTCCAAGTATTTTGGATGAATCTCTGATAATGGAATCGGTTCAAAAGACCGGTCGGCTCATAACAATTGAAGATCAAAACCCATATACTGGAATTGGCTCACAAGTAATTGTGATGCTCATCGAAAACGGGGTGACCGGGCCGGACTGGGATCCACTCAAAATTAATAGGATGGGAGTTCGCGAATACCAACTCTCAGGTACGCCGGAAGAACTTTATGATATGGCTGGACTTGGGAATGCTGATATCAAAAAAACTATCCTTGAGATGACTAAGTAGTTGTCTGGCGAAAAATATATAATTATAATTTCAAGTTTTTACTTTATGCGCAGATTTTTTTCATTTTTTTATAGGCATGTATGTAAGCCGATTTTGTTTAAATTCGATCCGGAAAAAGTGCATGATCATTTTATGTGGCTCGGATCGAAGCTCGGTCGGTTTAAATTAGCGAAGGATTTTTTTGAGCAGAACTTTGTTTATAGAGGTGAGAGTTTGGAGCAAGAAGTGTGCAGCGTTCGCTTCGCGAACCCTGTCGGCATCGCCGGAGGGTTTGATAAAAATGCACGGCTTACTCAAATCATACCAAGTTTAGGATTTGGATTTCATGAGATTGGGTCGATAACGGCGAAACCTTATGATGGGAATCCGAAGCCACGGCTCAAAAGATTCCCGAAGACGAGGAGCCTTTGGGTGAATTATGGTTTAAAAAATAAGGGTGCTTCTGTCATTCATGATGATTTGAAAAATATTTTGAGTTCTGGCGGAGAATTTAAGATTCCTCTTTTTGTAAATGTGGCTAAGACAAATTGCAAAGAAACCGCTGAAGTGAAGATCGCGGTTGAGGATTATTGCGAGAGCGTGAAGATTTTTTCTGATATGGCGAGTGCATTTACTATAAATATATCTTGTCCAAATGCTTTTGGTGGACAGCCATTTCATAAGCCGGAAGATTTGGAGGCTTTATTGTTTGGGTTGGATAAATTACAGCCATTGTCTCAATTGATATTTCTAAAAATCTCTCCAGAACTTACAAATTTGGAAATAGACAGCTTGCTTGCTGTTTGTGATAAACACAAAGTTGATGGAATTATTATTTCAAATCTTCGGAAGAAAAAAGTTGATGAAGATTTTGATCCAAGTGAAAGATTTCTGGTTGCAGAGCACGGTGGGCTCTCTGGTAAATATTTGGAGCCGCTCGCCGATAATATGCTCAAGTACATTGCGACAAAAGTTAAGCACAAAGATTGTAATCCATATGTGCTTATAGGGCTCGGCGGTATCTTCACCGCAGAAGATGCTTATCGCAAGATTCGCCTTGGTGCGACACTTGTTCAACTTATCACCGGTATGATTTTTGAAGGCCCACAAGTTATAGGAGAGATCAATGAAGGCTTAGCAAAGCTCTTAATACGTGACGGCTTCTCGAATATAAGCGAAGCCATCGGTGCCGATATAAATTAATTTCCGTTTAAGATTGATTCTTGATGCCAAAGTCTTCATAATGGCGTACGAATATTTATAATTTAAAATAAAAATAAAATGGCAAAAAGAAAGAAAATGAAAATTGATCCATGGATGATGTCTACGGT from Candidatus Peregrinibacteria bacterium includes the following:
- a CDS encoding type II toxin-antitoxin system HicA family toxin, coding for MPKLIPIKPKKLIKILKELGFSERDAEGSHVFFKHKDGRTTVIPIHNKELSKGLLRKILNDIQLSVEEYDKLR
- a CDS encoding type II toxin-antitoxin system HicB family antitoxin → MKTKQFTVYIEQDEDGIFVGSIPTVPSCHAEGRTQEEMMKNLAEVLKLCLRNVNKKEVMQSKFVGIQNLNFTNA
- a CDS encoding methyltransferase domain-containing protein; its protein translation is MREYTDKEYIELVEKTVDPILQKHMQTETEEILRVETPQDKTFIDLGAGHGRVLLTLAKIARNVISIELNPEMLPELKRRTEQFQNAEMIVGDMTKLSEILRDKDVKNPVLLLLQNTLGTIEGEWEKVLSEMKKIAQENHGEIIISFFRSEALSSWGVSKLYPSVSKMVGEPDLEKTDFEKGVFVSKTRYSSKWRSKEEIEEIKQFFQGELVNEIWTNEFCVLHIKYHRPE
- a CDS encoding HigA family addiction module antitoxin, which translates into the protein MTKLKPTHPGEVLQEEFLLPLDISQYRLAKDINVPAIRINQIVHGKRAISADTALRLGKYFSTSPEFWLNLQTHYDLEFESDKLEKELKIEVKILQISKLNPKYIS
- a CDS encoding type II toxin-antitoxin system RelE/ParE family toxin, with protein sequence MIKEYKCKETEKIFNRTISLKLPKDIQKVALRKLNMIHAAISINDLRTPPGNHLEKLTGDRKDQHSIKINDQWRICFQWKENNAYNVEIVDYH
- a CDS encoding transketolase, which codes for MEIPKIGEKLGEEQVNFLKAFAKSCRKSIVEMVVNADSGHPGGSLSTIDYLSVLYAFILSQSGEPVIVSNGHISPAVYSVLAEMGYVDKEDVVANFRKAGSRFEGHVTRHVDGVFYGTGPLGTGISAAAGFAVAERVRAEQKGETPKRTFGVLGDGEAQEGQVYEMMNFAAKYKMDNFIVFMDYNQVQLTDSLAKIMPLQVKAHFQAAGWNVIDVDGHDYSAIWHALSLASAPVADGVGRPVLLLGHTIMGKGAGEMEKDGLEYKATWHGKSPGVEMGAEVIAGLTLSSEEEMILKAGMNVIRGSQNFWKPAHPNFPVHGSVIAEFDAGEPHVYAADEKTDCRSAYGNALKDLGSRNKNILVFDADLEGSVKTDGFHKAVPERFFQCGIAEQHMVSASGGASLDGFIPFCSTFGAFMTSRAKDQARVNDINQANVKMVSTHCGLSVGEDGPTHQAIDDMGAFRPFFNTVVLEPADPNHCDRIIRHVASHYGNYYVRMGRHKLPTLTKADGSIFFDADYVFEEGKFDLLREGEDITIVASGPMVIKALEVMNELAAEGGPSVEIIIANSPSILDESLIMESVQKTGRLITIEDQNPYTGIGSQVIVMLIENGVTGPDWDPLKINRMGVREYQLSGTPEELYDMAGLGNADIKKTILEMTK
- a CDS encoding quinone-dependent dihydroorotate dehydrogenase; the protein is MRRFFSFFYRHVCKPILFKFDPEKVHDHFMWLGSKLGRFKLAKDFFEQNFVYRGESLEQEVCSVRFANPVGIAGGFDKNARLTQIIPSLGFGFHEIGSITAKPYDGNPKPRLKRFPKTRSLWVNYGLKNKGASVIHDDLKNILSSGGEFKIPLFVNVAKTNCKETAEVKIAVEDYCESVKIFSDMASAFTINISCPNAFGGQPFHKPEDLEALLFGLDKLQPLSQLIFLKISPELTNLEIDSLLAVCDKHKVDGIIISNLRKKKVDEDFDPSERFLVAEHGGLSGKYLEPLADNMLKYIATKVKHKDCNPYVLIGLGGIFTAEDAYRKIRLGATLVQLITGMIFEGPQVIGEINEGLAKLLIRDGFSNISEAIGADIN